The segment CATAAAGCTGGGCGGGGACCAATCACAGCCATGTCCCCTTTTAAAATATTCCATAGTTGTGGAAGTTCGTCCAAACTTGTTTTCCTCAAAAATTTGCCGACTTTTGTAATAAAGTAATCAGGATTTTCCAACAAATGTGTCGGCATTTCTTTTGGTGTATCTACTCGCATTGTACGGAACTTATAAATATTAAAATGTCGTTTGTTTAAACCCACACGCTTTTGCTTAAAAATAATCGGTCCGGGCGAATCAAATTTGATTGCCAAAATCAGAATCAAAAAAATGGGTGATAAGATGATGATACCGAAAAATGCTAGTAGAAAATCAATACCCCTTTTTATACCATTTCTATACACAAGTCCAACTCCTATTTATTCGAAGCATTCGCAAAACGAACCACTTCTTTTGCTAGTTCACTATCGTCTTTTGATAAATGTTCAACAAAATCCATTACTTCATCAATCGAATAACCTTTGATGTTCCCAACAAAAATCTTTTCGTATACTTCTTCGTCATTGCGTTCCTTATCCAATAACAATTCTTCGTAAAGCTTTTCTCCTGGACGAATACCTGTCTCGATGATTTCGATCTCATCTTCTGAATAACCGCTGAGACGAACCATATTTTTCGCAAGATCTACAATCTTGACCGGTTCACTCAT is part of the Enterococcus mediterraneensis genome and harbors:
- a CDS encoding sugar transferase — encoded protein: MYRNGIKRGIDFLLAFFGIIILSPIFLILILAIKFDSPGPIIFKQKRVGLNKRHFNIYKFRTMRVDTPKEMPTHLLENPDYFITKVGKFLRKTSLDELPQLWNILKGDMAVIGPRPALWNQYDLIDERDKYGANNIRPGLTGLAQISGRDELEIPIKAKLDGEYTKNMSLLLDLKCFFGTIIAVFKSDGVVEGGTGTLNNKGDKS